One genomic window of Chlamydiales bacterium STE3 includes the following:
- a CDS encoding Uncharacterized protein (Product derived from UniProtKB/Trembl:F8KV95), translating to MKASRVQTLLISSGVVASALLGIFFLREISPEYRIYQDDYIALENFRSTYTNEPPPPFKIGVKQVVLEKENKGPAEIDRCISCHVALQIEDFSPTKLAKDINGNTIYDALGFPKKEENPNYIWRKLEDSIKELTNPDINARLEAEGKVHQVKENLRLAKSYEALKVAKVGDYEYAVEKVLSMHPLMGRETRPFEYHPIEEYGCTSCHGGNGRGLVTDRAHGPVFDEQYEPEFQGYRPQFLESDPDNDPRFSKVFNDKPGHRLLFQTNPLYVGSLIQAKCMQCHKDAESSLKGASNTAERILNRNETEALGIVKAFELEKQAVLSLVTLKKLVDQIGFEKALKKLEVESENYTLPPLRREQSVLQLKYLKSVRAENVNEEILQKLEKSFGSKKLAEDFVHQLDTNQADESITRFIQKTAQDQEAKGTLYQKETSMQLNASILRHIQDVKQSFKEAVNDDRAIGSIQTDVDRLTEGYHLGKNLFLSQSCYACHRIAGYTRGGVGPELTLAGETYPWYLKQKISYPQFDLHNSTMPNYRLDHDELEDLVTFLLAQNGPGKKQSNVNYKTEITEWEAGKKMAWEEPVTPAKIHDVRYGMTVFAVEGCAACHRLKGYESNVGFAIEKNKPSFDVLYQEHQWFQQLFPEFIRGTAIVDTLKKHAKEINERIVSDVREGSLLEEIEERHPDTIDSFYTDFKFASRAQNHHFKTLIKQEKDEKKRELLTQELKEWKELVRRVLMVYIQEYGLGRMICPKPNWSGIYHSDQWLMEHFRNPTSHVPRSIMPVFPFDDTKFYALTYMLGRVAKENNKQDRQVWKHFGFKPEIAFQKYCSQCHGEHLFGNGPIAEWIYPIPKNLRKADFLRNLTKENAFQSIMHGVKGTPMPPWGELGKDKSFENNEPILTAQEVTQLVDWLFSSLPGGTVIRGTQDIPKWQYEPEDVLRELRQEGSELKGNEESSIHSFLNPLGNEQFLVSLKPIVGAVSSFSPIKVEDVFDIVQEPSIDGDKSSYYIKKKFYTPANLLEGQRLFYENCAPCHGREADGAGLRAEAMHDAKPRMLTNLDWLQTRDDLRLLRSIKYGVPGTSMTPWGDQTSSLQRLQLVMFIRSLTQAQEEKNSFSRVIYRTFDNAEFLVERARVEEFSKLANLQKEYFAIRQLREELDRNVLAGLADAQKAMEAYQKELEAGASLEMKEKSDQLYQELRKKIKQEKDLYVASGMGFMVLSSDEGLVNLFLQMIAMNENRYVMNDHRLLWSNKNFSLDAFTSLKDKILNHLEKMIAEEEGQKMLLEGKVYSSETVKTLREIGSKISSIKKQKARFLSNLTESLTLMQGQKDLLEAINNPKTQ from the coding sequence ATGAAGGCATCGCGTGTCCAAACACTGTTAATAAGTTCAGGAGTTGTGGCTTCAGCACTTCTAGGGATTTTTTTCTTACGGGAAATTTCTCCAGAATACCGCATTTATCAAGATGACTATATTGCTCTAGAGAATTTTCGCTCAACCTATACGAATGAACCTCCTCCGCCCTTTAAAATCGGTGTAAAGCAAGTTGTTTTGGAAAAGGAAAATAAGGGCCCCGCAGAGATTGACCGCTGCATTTCTTGCCATGTCGCTTTGCAAATCGAAGACTTTTCGCCAACAAAATTAGCCAAAGATATCAATGGGAATACTATTTACGATGCTCTCGGATTTCCTAAAAAAGAGGAAAATCCCAACTACATTTGGAGAAAACTTGAGGATAGCATCAAAGAACTTACAAATCCTGACATCAATGCGCGACTAGAAGCAGAAGGCAAAGTGCACCAAGTGAAAGAAAATTTACGGCTTGCTAAGAGTTATGAAGCGCTTAAAGTGGCTAAAGTGGGGGATTATGAATATGCCGTAGAAAAAGTTTTAAGCATGCACCCCCTAATGGGTAGAGAAACAAGGCCTTTCGAATACCATCCAATTGAAGAATATGGTTGTACATCCTGCCATGGGGGAAATGGCAGAGGCCTTGTGACTGATCGCGCTCATGGACCTGTATTTGATGAGCAGTATGAACCTGAGTTTCAAGGGTACCGTCCTCAATTCTTAGAATCTGATCCCGATAATGATCCACGTTTTTCAAAAGTTTTTAATGATAAACCTGGCCATCGTCTTTTGTTTCAAACAAATCCGCTCTATGTGGGGTCTTTAATTCAAGCCAAATGCATGCAATGCCACAAAGATGCCGAAAGCTCTTTAAAAGGGGCAAGCAATACAGCTGAAAGAATTCTGAATCGCAATGAAACAGAGGCATTGGGTATTGTCAAAGCCTTTGAACTCGAAAAACAGGCTGTCCTTAGCCTTGTTACATTGAAAAAGTTGGTCGATCAAATAGGTTTTGAGAAGGCGTTAAAAAAATTGGAGGTAGAGAGTGAAAATTACACGCTTCCTCCTCTCAGAAGAGAACAGAGTGTTCTGCAACTTAAATACCTAAAAAGCGTTCGAGCTGAAAATGTGAATGAAGAAATTCTTCAAAAACTAGAGAAAAGTTTTGGATCAAAAAAACTGGCAGAAGATTTTGTCCATCAACTAGACACCAATCAAGCTGATGAGAGTATAACTCGGTTTATCCAAAAGACTGCACAAGACCAAGAGGCAAAGGGAACTCTCTATCAAAAAGAAACGTCCATGCAACTCAATGCCTCGATTTTACGTCATATTCAGGATGTCAAGCAATCCTTCAAAGAAGCTGTCAATGATGACCGAGCGATAGGAAGTATTCAAACGGATGTCGATCGCCTTACAGAAGGCTATCACTTGGGTAAAAATCTTTTTCTCTCGCAATCTTGTTATGCCTGTCATCGTATTGCCGGTTATACGAGAGGTGGAGTAGGCCCTGAACTCACATTAGCTGGAGAAACTTATCCTTGGTATCTCAAGCAAAAAATTTCTTACCCTCAATTTGATCTCCATAACTCTACAATGCCCAACTATCGGCTGGATCACGATGAATTAGAAGATTTGGTGACATTCCTATTGGCCCAAAACGGACCTGGGAAAAAACAATCAAACGTCAACTACAAAACAGAGATAACGGAGTGGGAAGCTGGAAAAAAAATGGCTTGGGAAGAGCCTGTAACACCTGCAAAAATTCATGATGTGCGTTACGGAATGACCGTCTTTGCGGTCGAGGGGTGTGCTGCATGTCACAGATTGAAAGGTTATGAATCGAATGTCGGTTTTGCTATTGAGAAAAACAAGCCTTCTTTTGACGTTCTTTATCAAGAGCATCAGTGGTTTCAACAGCTATTTCCCGAGTTTATTAGAGGGACGGCTATTGTCGACACTTTAAAAAAGCACGCTAAGGAGATTAACGAGCGTATTGTAAGTGACGTTAGAGAGGGGAGTCTTCTCGAAGAAATAGAAGAAAGGCATCCTGATACAATCGATTCCTTCTACACCGATTTTAAATTTGCCTCTCGGGCTCAAAATCATCACTTTAAGACATTAATTAAACAGGAAAAAGATGAAAAAAAGCGGGAGTTGCTTACTCAAGAGCTAAAGGAGTGGAAAGAACTCGTTCGTCGCGTATTGATGGTTTACATTCAAGAATATGGTTTGGGAAGGATGATTTGCCCGAAACCTAACTGGTCAGGGATCTACCATTCTGACCAATGGTTGATGGAGCATTTTCGCAACCCAACGTCTCACGTACCCCGTTCCATCATGCCCGTGTTTCCTTTTGACGATACGAAATTCTACGCTTTAACTTATATGCTTGGAAGAGTCGCTAAAGAAAACAACAAGCAGGATAGGCAAGTTTGGAAGCATTTTGGATTTAAACCGGAGATTGCCTTTCAAAAGTATTGCTCTCAATGTCATGGAGAACACCTTTTTGGAAATGGTCCTATTGCAGAATGGATTTATCCGATTCCTAAAAATCTACGAAAAGCCGATTTCTTAAGAAATCTCACGAAGGAAAATGCCTTTCAATCCATTATGCATGGTGTGAAAGGGACTCCGATGCCTCCTTGGGGAGAGCTCGGAAAAGATAAATCTTTTGAGAATAATGAGCCCATTTTGACCGCTCAGGAAGTTACGCAACTTGTCGACTGGCTGTTTTCCTCTTTACCAGGAGGCACTGTTATCCGAGGTACACAGGATATACCAAAATGGCAATACGAACCGGAAGATGTCCTTAGAGAATTACGCCAGGAAGGGAGCGAGCTAAAAGGGAACGAAGAAAGTAGTATTCATTCTTTTTTAAATCCTTTGGGTAATGAGCAATTCCTTGTCTCCCTAAAGCCTATTGTCGGTGCTGTTTCTTCTTTTTCTCCCATAAAGGTAGAAGATGTATTTGATATTGTCCAAGAACCCTCAATTGATGGTGATAAGTCCTCTTACTACATTAAAAAAAAGTTTTACACGCCAGCCAACCTTCTTGAGGGACAACGTCTATTTTATGAAAATTGTGCTCCCTGCCATGGAAGAGAGGCCGATGGTGCAGGACTTCGCGCAGAAGCGATGCACGATGCTAAGCCGCGCATGTTGACCAACCTAGATTGGTTACAAACAAGAGATGACTTGCGGTTATTGCGTTCTATTAAATATGGTGTTCCAGGTACCTCCATGACCCCTTGGGGAGATCAGACAAGTTCTTTGCAAAGATTACAGCTTGTGATGTTTATCCGTTCGCTAACTCAAGCTCAAGAAGAAAAAAACAGCTTTTCAAGAGTTATTTATCGCACTTTTGATAATGCAGAATTTTTAGTGGAAAGAGCTAGAGTAGAAGAGTTTTCTAAGTTAGCTAATCTACAAAAAGAGTATTTTGCTATACGTCAATTACGTGAAGAGTTAGATCGAAATGTGTTAGCTGGATTAGCTGATGCTCAAAAAGCTATGGAAGCTTACCAAAAAGAGCTTGAAGCCGGTGCCAGTCTCGAAATGAAAGAAAAATCTGATCAGCTCTATCAAGAGCTAAGAAAAAAAATCAAACAAGAAAAAGATCTTTATGTAGCTTCCGGGATGGGCTTTATGGTATTGAGCTCAGATGAGGGTTTAGTGAATCTTTTTCTTCAAATGATTGCTATGAATGAAAATCGCTATGTCATGAATGACCACAGGTTGCTTTGGAGCAATAAAAACTTTAGCCTTGATGCTTTTACATCTTTAAAAGATAAAATTTTAAATCACCTGGAAAAGATGATAGCGGAAGAGGAGGGTCAAAAAATGCTCTTGGAAGGGAAAGTGTACTCCTCAGAAACAGTAAAGACTCTTAGGGAGATTGGCTCAAAAATCTCTTCAATTAAAAAACAGAAAGCGCGGTTCCTCAGCAATTTGACAGAATCTTTAACATTAATGCAAGGGCAGAAAGATTTGCTAGAAGCTATCAATAATCCTAAGACGCAATAA
- a CDS encoding Cytochrome c oxidase subunit 1-like protein (Product derived from UniProtKB/Swiss-Prot:P98055;Gene name derived from UniProtKB/Swiss-Prot:P98055;EC number derived from UniProtKB/Swiss-Prot:P98055), whose protein sequence is MNTAVVKQPIIFNDLPAKWMIYPSILFMVIGMAFGVFISFNAFIFPDYFSGEYITFGRLRPVHVGHVTMLWLISADIGLFYYMVPRLCGVPLWSQKLAYVSIALWWFGLILGTYSYPWGTNFGWEYAELPTYLGRIPVKMIFTIAFILTSFNFYATIVTRRYEKMYVSLWYVMGTLFWTAFTWIVGSYAIYWVAGGISRVNVNFFYVHNLVGLIFTPMGLAIAYYALPKLANVPIYSHRLSMIGFWSIAFFYAWIGAHHIIHGPMSQWLQTLSIVFSLWLFIPVWTVVTNLFATLKGNWQVYNRNAGIRFLEMGVIFYLITCIQGPLMALRNVNEITSKTDWVIGHAHVSIYATFTFFAIAGIYQALPQLTKKPLWSKSLADWHFSLNLFGSVLFILPLWIGGFLQGMMWADWASGTTYAEFHNNLTLRPFLDTVADMHTWWLMRSIGGTIILIGNMLFALNVYNTIILPASEEDSSISKEARAVS, encoded by the coding sequence TTGAACACTGCAGTGGTAAAACAACCCATCATTTTTAATGATCTGCCCGCTAAATGGATGATTTATCCTTCTATTTTATTTATGGTCATCGGCATGGCATTCGGAGTGTTCATTTCCTTCAATGCTTTCATCTTTCCCGATTATTTTTCGGGCGAATACATTACTTTTGGGCGGCTACGTCCTGTCCATGTTGGCCATGTGACGATGTTGTGGCTCATTTCCGCTGACATTGGATTATTTTATTATATGGTCCCACGTCTTTGTGGTGTTCCCCTGTGGAGTCAAAAGCTCGCGTACGTTTCCATCGCTCTCTGGTGGTTTGGTTTAATTCTCGGTACCTATTCCTACCCTTGGGGAACAAATTTTGGTTGGGAATACGCTGAATTACCCACTTACCTGGGACGGATTCCTGTCAAAATGATTTTCACTATAGCATTTATCCTCACTTCATTTAACTTTTACGCAACGATTGTGACAAGACGTTATGAGAAAATGTATGTCTCCTTATGGTATGTTATGGGCACACTATTTTGGACAGCTTTCACTTGGATTGTGGGTAGCTATGCCATTTACTGGGTTGCTGGAGGGATTTCTAGAGTCAATGTCAACTTCTTCTACGTTCACAACCTAGTAGGGTTGATTTTTACTCCTATGGGTTTAGCAATTGCCTACTATGCCTTGCCAAAGCTTGCTAACGTGCCCATCTACAGTCACCGTCTTTCCATGATCGGTTTTTGGTCCATTGCTTTCTTCTATGCATGGATAGGAGCACACCATATCATCCATGGCCCTATGTCACAATGGCTACAAACCCTTTCTATCGTTTTTTCTCTTTGGCTTTTCATTCCTGTTTGGACGGTCGTCACCAACCTCTTTGCGACACTTAAAGGCAACTGGCAGGTTTACAATCGCAACGCGGGCATTCGCTTTTTAGAAATGGGGGTCATTTTTTATCTGATCACTTGCATTCAAGGCCCTCTCATGGCCTTGCGCAATGTTAATGAGATCACATCCAAAACGGATTGGGTAATCGGCCATGCCCACGTTTCCATTTATGCGACATTTACTTTTTTCGCGATTGCTGGAATTTACCAGGCATTGCCTCAACTAACAAAAAAGCCTCTTTGGTCAAAGAGCTTGGCTGATTGGCATTTTTCTTTAAATTTATTTGGCAGTGTTCTTTTCATTTTACCTCTTTGGATTGGAGGTTTTTTACAAGGAATGATGTGGGCTGATTGGGCATCGGGAACAACTTACGCTGAATTTCACAACAACCTTACGCTGCGACCTTTTCTCGATACCGTTGCCGATATGCATACCTGGTGGCTCATGCGTTCCATTGGAGGCACAATTATTTTGATTGGTAATATGTTGTTTGCTTTGAATGTTTATAACACCATCATCTTGCCAGCAAGTGAAGAGGATTCTTCCATCTCTAAAGAGGCTAGAGCAGTATCATGA
- a CDS encoding Uncharacterized protein (Product derived from UniProtKB/Trembl:F8KV93): MKNKISHFFHSIELSAWLTFTGIVLLFSGAVVITLVAPSFVEQTWIEPTSPYQVQMYEIADPHFYISSSGTRGNDLQFVYHLKNDFSLHSFKETESIKILADKGLEKYVTRKDDPILKLTSRLLLLRKGDKVSEHAQAGFEIFELYDPQKTEVFALAPTDGILQDWVDENFEIVEKEYKASYHQGPGVIYVNNPMEFRFRSYSSGMHNYWQYDPNGKSIDNLQELTSEPLAFRSRKELIEAGEHIYAIEGCWYCHTDQTRTLIQDLVLNGSDSYPAPPSSPNEYIYQRITFPGTKRNGPDLSRVGIKRPSRDWHKAHFWSPTTQNRGSIMPSYRHFFDFDPRGTSRYTSGVPNYQFEAIFQYLMTKGTRITPPTQAWWVGKDPIQTKEIIEGIKTLP, encoded by the coding sequence ATGAAGAACAAAATCAGTCACTTTTTTCATTCGATTGAGCTTTCAGCTTGGCTCACATTTACAGGGATTGTTCTTCTTTTTTCTGGTGCGGTGGTGATTACATTGGTTGCCCCTTCGTTTGTTGAACAGACTTGGATTGAACCTACAAGCCCTTACCAAGTGCAAATGTATGAAATAGCTGATCCACATTTTTATATTAGCAGCTCCGGAACAAGAGGGAATGATCTTCAGTTCGTCTACCATTTAAAAAATGACTTTTCTCTCCATTCTTTTAAAGAAACGGAATCTATTAAGATTTTAGCAGACAAGGGTTTAGAGAAATATGTTACAAGAAAAGATGATCCCATTTTGAAATTAACGTCCCGGCTTCTTTTATTACGTAAAGGAGATAAGGTCTCTGAGCACGCACAAGCGGGCTTTGAAATTTTTGAATTATACGATCCGCAAAAAACAGAAGTTTTCGCTTTAGCCCCTACAGATGGTATCTTGCAAGACTGGGTAGATGAAAATTTTGAAATTGTAGAGAAAGAGTATAAAGCTTCCTATCATCAAGGGCCAGGAGTGATCTATGTCAACAATCCTATGGAGTTTAGATTCCGTAGCTACAGCAGCGGCATGCATAATTATTGGCAGTATGATCCCAACGGAAAATCTATAGATAATTTGCAAGAATTGACAAGTGAACCCCTGGCTTTTCGTTCAAGAAAAGAGCTGATTGAAGCTGGAGAGCATATCTATGCGATTGAAGGATGTTGGTACTGCCACACTGATCAAACGCGAACCCTTATCCAAGACCTTGTCTTAAACGGTTCAGATTCCTATCCCGCTCCTCCTTCTTCTCCTAATGAATACATTTATCAGCGGATTACTTTTCCTGGCACGAAAAGAAATGGCCCTGATCTTTCGCGCGTGGGAATCAAAAGGCCCAGTCGAGATTGGCATAAAGCCCATTTTTGGTCTCCTACAACGCAAAACCGAGGGTCAATTATGCCTTCATATAGACATTTCTTCGATTTTGATCCACGTGGAACTTCTCGCTACACTTCAGGTGTTCCCAACTATCAGTTTGAAGCAATTTTTCAGTACTTAATGACAAAAGGGACAAGGATTACGCCCCCGACTCAGGCTTGGTGGGTAGGTAAGGATCCTATTCAAACAAAAGAAATTATCGAAGGGATAAAGACACTGCCATGA
- a CDS encoding hypothetical protein (Product derived from UniProtKB/Trembl:Q6M9P9), producing the protein MDEEQEIEMYGDPGIASKDAKVPKFLLLTYAILPIWGLFSLYAYWGGSSGWLDRGYWQQLQRAANTTSSEKNYIEIEALKEREEKRS; encoded by the coding sequence ATGGATGAAGAACAAGAAATAGAAATGTATGGCGATCCTGGAATTGCTTCTAAAGATGCGAAGGTTCCCAAATTCTTACTTCTTACCTATGCCATTTTACCTATCTGGGGTTTATTTTCTCTCTATGCTTATTGGGGGGGAAGCTCTGGGTGGCTAGACCGGGGCTATTGGCAGCAATTGCAAAGAGCGGCGAATACTACGTCGTCAGAAAAAAATTACATTGAAATTGAAGCGTTAAAAGAAAGAGAGGAAAAAAGGAGTTAG
- a CDS encoding dTDP-rhamnosyl transferase RfbG (Product derived from UniProtKB/Swiss-Prot:P37783;Gene name derived from UniProtKB/Swiss-Prot:P37783;EC number derived from UniProtKB/Swiss-Prot:P37783), with translation MKTVQVLLAVYNGEQFIEEQITSILNQSYPLIHLIIRDNASQDATKAIIKKIVAEHPGKITLISSPTNDGVIGNFAKLAEASSADYVMFSDADDIWQQDKVAQSLEKMQQLEEIHGPKFPLLVHTDLTIVNRDQQLIHSSFWKYSNLVPEKGHYLSRQLVQNVITGCTVLTNRPLLDLALPFPHDIVMHDWWLGLVAIALGKVACIDKQTMLYRQHGGNDTGAKRYGMFSFLKRFNQPKERNKLRLNAHKKLQQAKCLQTRYAEFLSHSDRETLEAFTRLHQVGFFEKRRLMLKFKFYKQGFLRNLIEFLPLEWLLKC, from the coding sequence ATGAAGACAGTTCAAGTCCTTTTAGCTGTTTACAATGGAGAACAATTCATTGAAGAACAAATCACCTCTATTCTGAATCAAAGCTATCCTTTAATTCATTTAATTATTCGAGATAATGCTTCTCAAGATGCCACGAAAGCCATTATAAAAAAAATTGTCGCTGAGCATCCAGGAAAGATCACGCTCATCTCCTCCCCAACAAATGATGGCGTTATCGGTAACTTCGCAAAACTCGCGGAAGCCTCCAGCGCCGACTACGTCATGTTTTCAGATGCTGATGACATCTGGCAACAAGATAAAGTCGCGCAGAGTTTAGAAAAAATGCAGCAATTGGAAGAAATTCACGGGCCGAAATTTCCGCTTCTTGTCCATACAGATCTCACAATCGTCAACAGGGATCAACAACTTATTCATTCCTCATTTTGGAAATACTCCAATTTGGTGCCGGAAAAAGGGCACTACCTTTCTAGACAACTTGTGCAGAATGTGATTACCGGTTGCACAGTGTTAACTAACCGTCCTCTTTTAGATTTGGCGCTGCCCTTTCCTCATGATATAGTGATGCATGATTGGTGGCTTGGCCTTGTCGCTATAGCCCTCGGAAAAGTCGCTTGTATTGATAAGCAAACAATGCTTTATCGCCAACATGGGGGTAACGATACGGGAGCTAAAAGATATGGGATGTTTTCTTTTTTAAAACGCTTCAATCAGCCCAAAGAACGCAATAAATTACGCCTTAATGCACATAAAAAACTACAGCAGGCAAAGTGCCTGCAAACGCGTTATGCAGAGTTTTTATCTCATTCTGACAGAGAGACCTTAGAAGCTTTTACTCGACTCCATCAAGTAGGATTTTTCGAAAAGCGCCGCTTGATGTTAAAATTTAAGTTCTATAAGCAGGGTTTTTTGCGCAATCTCATTGAATTCCTCCCCTTAGAATGGCTGCTGAAGTGCTAA
- a CDS encoding putative membrane protein (Product derived from UniProtKB/Trembl:F8LEM8), translated as MIKKILLLTYLLMLCTGLLLPSDGNHGFFAPKSLTFFATAFSFIFYLLSNRHYNRSQVQATLIVFFSIAFLLFWFIVGVEQDPQRPSGQMDQFKVFLITLFVPFVTFYIVKQKLITSQKIIKVVIYANFSYCLSKVLLMLLHVLGIINVWVIMQKTGLRYMSMEIFGSVGRIQTSVDIVTPFILYFVLQAKELGLHFSKKFTYAFFIVSLLSNFLSFSRFLLFVCLISLFFYWMTIQLKHMIKIAIFAVFLMAVGVVIATPEKVMQVVEKRLFSKDNYYSDLTRHDQITALMGAYYESPFLGQGLGGYTPQCIRDHLLPHAYEVQWVAFLMQFGMVGMILLLVPVGIISFRLIIPPVSILKVTFFLLFGLWLLSGFTNPFLISLTSGIVYALFLLVAESLSPPIPQLVYMRDFEKPYPIPSPSASL; from the coding sequence ATGATTAAGAAAATTTTGCTCTTGACCTATCTTCTTATGCTCTGTACAGGCCTTCTCCTTCCCTCTGATGGAAACCACGGTTTTTTTGCGCCAAAAAGCTTAACATTTTTTGCCACAGCCTTTTCTTTTATCTTTTATCTCTTGAGCAATCGTCATTATAATCGTAGCCAAGTCCAAGCAACGCTCATCGTCTTTTTCTCCATTGCTTTCTTATTATTTTGGTTCATCGTTGGTGTCGAGCAAGATCCGCAACGCCCTTCAGGGCAAATGGATCAATTTAAAGTCTTTTTAATTACTCTCTTTGTCCCCTTCGTCACTTTTTATATTGTGAAGCAAAAGCTCATTACCAGCCAAAAGATTATCAAAGTTGTTATCTACGCCAATTTTTCCTATTGCCTGTCTAAAGTTCTCTTAATGCTGTTACACGTGCTTGGAATCATCAATGTGTGGGTTATCATGCAGAAAACAGGCCTTAGATACATGAGCATGGAAATTTTTGGCAGCGTAGGGCGTATTCAAACCTCCGTTGATATTGTTACTCCATTTATCCTTTATTTCGTTCTACAAGCAAAAGAACTGGGTCTCCATTTTTCCAAAAAATTTACCTATGCGTTTTTTATTGTCAGCCTGCTTTCTAATTTTTTAAGTTTCTCGCGATTTCTGCTCTTTGTGTGTTTAATCAGCCTTTTCTTTTATTGGATGACGATTCAATTAAAACACATGATTAAGATTGCTATTTTTGCCGTTTTTTTAATGGCTGTGGGTGTTGTGATCGCCACTCCAGAAAAAGTCATGCAGGTTGTGGAAAAGCGCCTTTTTAGCAAAGATAACTACTATTCTGATTTGACAAGGCACGATCAAATTACCGCTTTGATGGGGGCCTATTACGAAAGTCCATTTTTAGGACAAGGGCTTGGGGGCTACACGCCACAATGCATCCGCGACCATCTCCTTCCGCATGCCTATGAAGTACAGTGGGTGGCTTTCCTCATGCAATTTGGGATGGTGGGCATGATCTTACTGCTTGTTCCTGTGGGCATTATTTCCTTTAGGCTTATTATTCCGCCCGTTTCGATTTTAAAAGTGACCTTTTTTCTTCTCTTCGGGCTGTGGCTGCTCTCAGGCTTTACCAATCCTTTCTTAATTTCTTTAACCAGCGGTATTGTCTATGCTCTTTTCCTATTAGTCGCAGAAAGCTTATCTCCCCCCATCCCGCAATTAGTTTACATGAGAGATTTTGAGAAACCCTATCCGATCCCTTCCCCTTCTGCCAGTCTATAA
- a CDS encoding ABC-2 type transporter (Product derived from UniProtKB/Trembl:A1AQU7), with the protein MSLLTLTPIQFIRQYLSFRNLNDFIFLIMSEIKDPSFVVIEPKTIQGEYFKDLFRFRELLYFFSHRDIIVRYRQAFFGISWAIVRPLLTMLMFTLIFGRIAHLSSGSTPYSVYVLAGMIPWQLFANTTIDTCHSLLNNAHLITKIYFPRMIIPISQTMVHLVDFCVNIVFIALLMIFFQIELTRNIVFFPLFILLILTLCTGSGLWLSALTVKYRDFKIIIPFVMQFGMFLSPVGYGTFVIPEEIRLLYFLNPLVGIIDGFRWCLFETTHPYIFVSIGFSICISLFLLVSGYMYFRSTERSFADQV; encoded by the coding sequence TTGAGCTTATTAACCTTGACACCAATTCAATTTATCAGACAATATCTGTCCTTCAGAAACTTAAATGATTTTATTTTTTTAATCATGTCAGAAATTAAAGATCCTTCCTTTGTTGTGATTGAACCAAAAACCATACAAGGTGAATATTTTAAAGATCTTTTTAGATTTCGTGAACTCCTCTATTTTTTTTCTCACAGAGATATTATCGTGAGATATCGCCAGGCTTTTTTTGGCATTTCTTGGGCTATTGTGCGCCCTCTTCTTACAATGCTAATGTTTACCCTTATCTTTGGGCGGATCGCTCATCTTTCTTCAGGGAGCACTCCCTATTCCGTTTATGTTCTCGCAGGTATGATCCCTTGGCAGCTTTTTGCTAATACAACAATTGATACGTGTCATTCCTTGTTGAATAATGCTCATTTGATCACTAAAATTTACTTTCCTCGTATGATTATTCCGATCAGCCAAACCATGGTGCACTTAGTCGATTTCTGTGTTAATATCGTGTTCATTGCTTTATTAATGATATTTTTCCAAATTGAATTAACGCGCAATATTGTGTTCTTTCCCCTATTTATTTTGCTTATCCTGACTCTATGCACAGGTTCGGGCCTTTGGCTTTCTGCTTTGACGGTGAAGTACCGCGATTTCAAAATCATCATCCCTTTTGTCATGCAGTTCGGTATGTTTTTATCTCCTGTCGGTTATGGCACTTTCGTAATACCGGAGGAAATTAGGTTGCTTTACTTTTTAAATCCTCTTGTCGGAATCATCGATGGTTTCCGCTGGTGTTTGTTTGAAACAACTCATCCTTATATTTTCGTTTCCATTGGATTTTCTATTTGCATCTCCCTCTTTTTGCTTGTTTCAGGCTATATGTATTTTCGTTCTACAGAGCGCTCTTTTGCAGATCAGGTTTAG